In Methanobacterium aggregans, the genomic stretch TAACATGAAAATATTGATTATAATCATTATTTAAATCTAAGCATTGATTTTTTACTTTAAAATAAAAAACGAATTAAACGAATAAATTGAAAAAAAACTCATTTTAACTAAAAAAGTGGATGAAAAAGCACACAAAAAATTGAATTAAAAAAAATTGAATGGGATCAACTCACATTGAATCTGGAGCATCAATTCCCATAAGTTCCAGGGAGTTCCTGATGGTTATTCTGGCCTTATCCACAATTAAAAGTCTTAAATCCTCTTTATCAGATCCAATAACCGGAACGGATTTGTAGAACTTATTGAAGGCACCTGCAAGGTCCATAGCGTACTGTGCAACCGGATGGACCCTGTTTATACGTGCAGATTCCTCTATAACATTTGTGAACTTGGACATGATCTTAACAAGTTCAATTTCAGCGGGATCTTCAAGAACCCAATCCTCCACAGCAGATGGATCAACAGCCTCTGAAATGCCTGCCTTCTCCAGAAGTTTGCATGCACGGGCATGGGAGTACTGTATGGATGCACAGCCACGTTCAAAGCTCAGGGCTTCATCCCATTTAAATACTATATGCTTTTCAGGAGATAAACGTGCTATGAAATACCTTATAGCTCCAATTCCCACTTTCTCTGCGATTTCAGTCTTTTCATCATCTGTAAGATCGGATCTTCTGGCTTCGATCTCCTTCATTGCCCTTTCAACGGCTTCATCCATCAGGTCATCCACGCTGATGAAAACACCGCGCCTTGTGGACATTGATCCCTCTGGTAATGTTATGAACTCGTAGAATATGACCTCCGGCGCTTTACCTCCGATCATCTCCAGAACAATGCTTAACTGTTTCACTGCAAGTTTATGGTCAGATCCAAGCACGTCAACCATCTTATCAGAGTTATTGGATTTGTAAAGGTGATATGCAAGGTCCCTTGTGGCGTACAATGATGTTCCATCTGATCTTGCAAGTATCAGCTCTTTATCTATTCCATACTCCTCAAGGTCCAGGTAAGGAACCTCGTTGGTTTTTATACGACCTTCAAGGGATTTTAAAATACTTGCAACGTCTCCATTTTTTATGAAGGTGCTCTCCCATACGAATGCATCGTGGTGAACATTCAAACGTTCTGATGTTGTTTTTATACCCTGGACACATTTTTCCACAACGCCTTTAAAGAGTTCTTCCAGTTTTTCATCATTTCCCTTCTCGTACTTCTTGAGTATGCCGTTGATCTCCCCTTTAAGTTCCGGTTTGGCACGCATAACCTCGTTTACATTGAAGTAAAGCTTTCCAATTTCATGGTCGGATTTTCCAGTTTCATCCATCTCATAATCAAGGTTTAAGAGTCCCCAGACTATCATGGCTATTTGTCGACCCATATCATTGACGTAGTACTGTGTTTCGACCTTGTAACCCGCTTTTTGGAGTATTCTCGTTAAAGAATCGCCTATTATGGAGTTACGTATATGTCCGATGTGAAGGGGTCCGTTTGGATTTGCTGAAGTGTGTTCCAGGATTATTTTAGTGTTTTTTGATTCAAGGGTTCCATAATCCTCATCTAAAGACTCTAAAACCAGTTTTGAAAACTTTTCGTAGTCTGCAAAGAAGTTTATGTAGGGTCCCTTGGATTCCACCTTCTCAAAAATGGATGGGGTTTCAATTTTTCCAAGTACCTCCTGGGTTATTTCCATTGGAGACCTTTTAAGTTCCTTTGCAAGTTGAAAGGCAATGGAACTTGCAACATCGCCCATGTCGGGGCTTGGTGGTTCTTCAACCTTTATTTTATCAGGCAGTTCCCATCCCAGGGCACCGACTGCATTTTTTAACGCGTTAACTGCTTCTTTTTCCAGAATTCTGTACATAAATTCACCTATAAATCTTAAAACGATTATTTTTAACTTTTAAACTTGAATTCTTTTTTTATTAATTATTTTCTAATTTTTTTTTAGTAATTCCAATAATCAGTGATCTTGCAATAAACAACAATCTTTAATTAAGAATTGATATGGATCCTCAGATCATATTATCCAAAACTGTTTTTCAAGTTTTAGTTTATTCAACCCCTCATTTAAAATTATGATCCATAAAAACTTAAAAAGAGCAAAAACCACGAATTAATAAAAAAATTAGTTATAAGGGTTTAAATTACAATCCCCTTATCCAAATAGTTATGTATCCTATTCTCGGTATAACCAAGGGATTTTTGCCGATGGTTACAACCTTTGCAACGATCTGGTTAGGATACACGACTGCAGGGTCTGGAACTGGGTTGTTGTCCCCCTTGATAACGAAGTACTTGGTACCATTGGATGTCTGGTTGATCTGAATGATCCTGTGGATCACAGGTTCATTGAACCATGTGGCATGGTAGACAACAATATCTCCAACCTTCAAATCATTTGCATTCAGTTCCTGTAATCCTAAGAAATCTGTTTTTTCGATTACAACAATATCTCCCCTGTAAAAAACAGGTTCCATACTTCCTGAAACCACCACGTTCATGTGCTGGGCTAGAATGATTCCTATGATTATTATGGCGATGTAGCTTATTATCTCCTTTTTATCTGACATGGTTCCACCTTAACAACTCTCATCTATCTGAGAACTGCTCCCCTATCTGCAGAGGTTGCAAGTTTCATGTACCTTGAAAGCCAGCCTTTAACCTTTCTATCAGGCTTTACAGCTTCTTTTAGTCGTTGTTCAATTTCATCATCTTCCAGTAGAACATCGAGCTTCCTTTGGGTTATATCAATCTTTATAATGTCCCCATCGCGAATGGCAGCTATTGGTCCGTTTGCCATTGCTTCTGGTGAAATGTGGCCGATGCATGGTCCTCTTGTACCTCCAGAGAATCTTCCATCTGTTATGAGTGCAACGGATTTTAGGCCCATGCCTGATATTGCAGAAGTTGGGTTGAGCATCTCACGCATTCCAGGACCCCCCTTGGGTCCCTCGTATCTGATGACGATCACGTCACCCTCAACGATCTTTCCAGATGTGATGGCTTCCACACACTCCTCTTCACTGTTGAAAACCTTTGCAGGACCTTCATGCACAAACATATCAGGATCAACTGCCGCTTGCTTAATAACAGAACCTTTAGGTGCAATATTCCCCTTTAAAACTGCTATTCCGCCTTCTTCATGTATTGGATCATCAATGGAATGTATGACCTCAGGGTCGAGAACTTCAACATCTGTGATGTTCTCCTCAAGGGTTTTTCCAGTGCATGTTAGAACATCAACGTTTAACTTATCCCCTAAAGCCTTTAAAACTCCAGGTATTCCGCCCGCATTCTCCAGATCCAGCATTCTGTGGGATCCACCGGGTCTTATTGCTGTTAGGTGAGGGATCTTATGGCTAAATTCCTCGAAGAGATCCAGGTTAACCTTCACACCTTTATCTTCCAATTCACTTGCAATTGCCGGAATGTGTAGTGTGCTGTTAGTTGACCCTCCAAGTGCCAGATC encodes the following:
- the argS gene encoding arginine--tRNA ligase; the encoded protein is MYRILEKEAVNALKNAVGALGWELPDKIKVEEPPSPDMGDVASSIAFQLAKELKRSPMEITQEVLGKIETPSIFEKVESKGPYINFFADYEKFSKLVLESLDEDYGTLESKNTKIILEHTSANPNGPLHIGHIRNSIIGDSLTRILQKAGYKVETQYYVNDMGRQIAMIVWGLLNLDYEMDETGKSDHEIGKLYFNVNEVMRAKPELKGEINGILKKYEKGNDEKLEELFKGVVEKCVQGIKTTSERLNVHHDAFVWESTFIKNGDVASILKSLEGRIKTNEVPYLDLEEYGIDKELILARSDGTSLYATRDLAYHLYKSNNSDKMVDVLGSDHKLAVKQLSIVLEMIGGKAPEVIFYEFITLPEGSMSTRRGVFISVDDLMDEAVERAMKEIEARRSDLTDDEKTEIAEKVGIGAIRYFIARLSPEKHIVFKWDEALSFERGCASIQYSHARACKLLEKAGISEAVDPSAVEDWVLEDPAEIELVKIMSKFTNVIEESARINRVHPVAQYAMDLAGAFNKFYKSVPVIGSDKEDLRLLIVDKARITIRNSLELMGIDAPDSM
- the ilvD gene encoding dihydroxy-acid dehydratase, giving the protein MRSDTIKKGLERTPHRSLLRACGLTDVDMDKPFIGVANSFTEIVPGHIHLDKVANAVKKGITDAGGVAFEFNTMAICDGISMNHEGMRYSLASREIIADTVESMAMAHQFDALVLIPTCDKIVPGMLMAAARLDIPAIVVTGGPMLPGEFHGEPVDFINVSEGVGAVLSGKMSAEDLDELERCACPGAGSCAGLFTANTMACVTEALGMSLTGCATAHAVSEKKMRIAEASGRKIVELLDKNVTPSMIMTQEAFENAVAADLALGGSTNSTLHIPAIASELEDKGVKVNLDLFEEFSHKIPHLTAIRPGGSHRMLDLENAGGIPGVLKALGDKLNVDVLTCTGKTLEENITDVEVLDPEVIHSIDDPIHEEGGIAVLKGNIAPKGSVIKQAAVDPDMFVHEGPAKVFNSEEECVEAITSGKIVEGDVIVIRYEGPKGGPGMREMLNPTSAISGMGLKSVALITDGRFSGGTRGPCIGHISPEAMANGPIAAIRDGDIIKIDITQRKLDVLLEDDEIEQRLKEAVKPDRKVKGWLSRYMKLATSADRGAVLR
- a CDS encoding signal peptidase I, with amino-acid sequence MSDKKEIISYIAIIIIGIILAQHMNVVVSGSMEPVFYRGDIVVIEKTDFLGLQELNANDLKVGDIVVYHATWFNEPVIHRIIQINQTSNGTKYFVIKGDNNPVPDPAVVYPNQIVAKVVTIGKNPLVIPRIGYITIWIRGL